CCGTGAAATCGACGCAGTTCAAAATCGTCTACATACTTCCCTCGCGCTACGACGACGAGGGGTATATATACCGCTACTGGCGGGGCGTGATGCCTTCCAACACGCTGTGCTGCTTGAAAAGTCTGACCTGCGACCTTGCGAACGCCGGCGAGCTCGGGGAAGACGTCGGCGTCTCGGTGGAGATCTACGACGACTCCGTCCAGCGCATTCCCGTGCGGCGCATCATCCGCCGGAGCCGCCGGAGGGGCGAGCGGCTCCTCGTCGGCCTCGTGGGCGTCCAGAGCAACCAGTTCCCCCGCGCCGCCGACCTGGCCCTTCAATTCCGCGCCGAGGGCGTGCCGGTCATGATCGGGGGGTTCCACGTGAGCGGCGTGCTTGCCTTGTCGGACGGCCCCTCCCCCGAGCTCCAGCACCTCCTGGACAACGGCGTGACCCTCGTGCGCGGCGAGGTCGAGGGCCCCGGCGTGCTCGCGGGCATCCTCCGCGACGCGCTCAACGGCATGATGAAGCCCGTCTACAACATCGTCCATGCGCCCGACATCACCGAGGCGGCCGTTCCCCAGCCCGACGAGGAGTATCTGAGCCGGTTTGTTTACAAGGACACCGGCACGATCGACACGAGCCGCGGCTGCCCGTTCGACTGTTCCTTCTGCACCATCATCAACGTTCAGGGCCGCAAGATGCGGCACCGGTCCACGGCCCGCATGCTCAAGAGCATCGAGGAAGGTTACGCCCGGGGCATCACTTTTTACTTCTTTACCGACGACAACATCGCCCGCAGCCCCGTGTGGGAGGAGTTGTTCGACGGCCTCGCCCGGCTCCGGGAGCGCGGCATGGACATCCAGTTCATGATGCAGGTGGATACGCAGGCCTGGCGCATACCGCGCTTCGTCGAGAAGGCCGCGGCCGCCGGCTGCTACCTCGTCTTCATCGGCATGGAGACCATCAACCCCGAGAACGTTCTCGCCACCGGCAAGCGGCAGAACAAGGCGCATCAATTCGTCGAGATGGTGGAGACGTGGCACCGGGAGAAAATTCTCGTCTACGGCGCCTACATCATCGGCCTGCCCCACGATACGCCCGAATCGGTCCGGCACGAGCTTGCCACCCTGAGGGATCGCATAAAGGTGGACGAGGCCGCGTTTTTCATGCTCACGCCCCTGCCGGGCTCGCGCGATCACCTCGAAATGGTGCGCAAGCGCGTCCCGCTCGACGCGGACCTGAACAACTACGACAGCTTCCACGAAACGTTCCGTCATCCGAACATCGCCCCCGGCGAGTGGCGGGGCCTCTACAACGAGGCATGGGACATGTTCTACCTCAAGGAGCACATGGTCGACGTGTTGCTGCGGACCCCGCCCGAGCGCTACTGGAGGATGTTCTGGCTTTTCCTGTGGAATCGATATTCCACGCTCCTGCGGACCCACCCCATGATTACGGGTTTCATCCGGCTCAAGGACCGCAAGGGCCGCCGCCACACCTTTCCCCGCGAAAGCGTTCCGCGCTACGCCTGGCGCCGCGCCAAAGACATGCTCGAGCAGGCGCGCGTCATCGCGCACCTGTTCTTC
The DNA window shown above is from Acidobacteriota bacterium and carries:
- a CDS encoding radical SAM protein encodes the protein MKSTQFKIVYILPSRYDDEGYIYRYWRGVMPSNTLCCLKSLTCDLANAGELGEDVGVSVEIYDDSVQRIPVRRIIRRSRRRGERLLVGLVGVQSNQFPRAADLALQFRAEGVPVMIGGFHVSGVLALSDGPSPELQHLLDNGVTLVRGEVEGPGVLAGILRDALNGMMKPVYNIVHAPDITEAAVPQPDEEYLSRFVYKDTGTIDTSRGCPFDCSFCTIINVQGRKMRHRSTARMLKSIEEGYARGITFYFFTDDNIARSPVWEELFDGLARLRERGMDIQFMMQVDTQAWRIPRFVEKAAAAGCYLVFIGMETINPENVLATGKRQNKAHQFVEMVETWHREKILVYGAYIIGLPHDTPESVRHELATLRDRIKVDEAAFFMLTPLPGSRDHLEMVRKRVPLDADLNNYDSFHETFRHPNIAPGEWRGLYNEAWDMFYLKEHMVDVLLRTPPERYWRMFWLFLWNRYSTLLRTHPMITGFIRLKDRKGRRHTFPRESVPRYAWRRAKDMLEQARVIAHLFFEFQEIWMLTREREDPRWAVLADLRAKWVEVRQRLLESGSAGRCGDAARELRAMLRTASKRMYQLACAGKLSVSGSVLNPSSLRGGIEKNRALRRELRRKAREIEKYLRTFERQIPNWKHIVHAERFVKENLLAGYEELAIRYVAKRRWLNAYRRDVFHRFRTGRILTLNVSAMPRTVFFEFLLALRFGFECLWHF